The segment aattGGGAGATTGAGatgtattaaattatcaaatccaTTGTAAAGCACACCAACCAAAAAAGATCCAATCTAAAACTAGCagcccctaaaaaaaatttgcaaattgaaataaagaaattgtgCTATTGTCAATTTTTCATGTCATTATCTTTACctgttaaattattaattagcgTGATGCAATCTATTCACCTTGACAAAACTatattgtaattcaataatctaACACAGATCCAATTGTGACTAACTAGTTTCACATCATCCACCAAATACTAAACATTTCAAAGTAATTATAAGTtctcattgattattttttatgttctttaaaataaggggtataatagtaatgttattataaaatgattcaaTTCCATTCCTTCCAATGTCACTTCCAAGTGGTGTTACTTACTTTccattcaattattttataacatccaaacaggatttttaaatttcattccattcctttataaactcccaaacggaccctaagagCTTGTAGCTTAATGGTATCTtcaatggaaaaagaaaaattcaaaatcccCCACTTCTACTATTAATGTATAATAAACCTACAAATAAAGTTAGGGATACAGTGACAATTTATAAcattctttttttgatacaatAATTTATAACATTCTTAAATTAGACTAATTCCACACACATAatcatttatataaattatatatattttttcatgaCTTACGTGTAAACCTTCGTTAAAGCTCTAGTGGTATACGAGACATTATTTTTACCGTTACATGACGTGGGGTTAATGgtacatttgttttttttactcaagaaaaaaaaaaaaaaaaaaaaaaaagtttgttagttctcccaccccaaaaaaaaagaaaaaaaaaaacccttaattCTAAGTTTGGAGTTCGAAAGCAAAAGGCCCGGAAGAAAAGCCCACAAAGCCCAAGCAAAGCAGTATGCTTTCTAGGGTTGTGATTTTTTCTGTTTGTTCAACATAACACCAGATCTCTCGTTGACTCACCGCCTCTCACATTTGGCACCACCACCAATATCTCAATTCTTAAACCCTCAATCTATAACCACAACAACCAATACCGCTCACAAAATTCGGCTTCGCTTGGCACTCCAACTATGTCCGATCTGTTATtaggtactctctctctctctctctctctctctctctaaacacacacacacaaacataaaaaacacatatttttatcAGAAAGTGGGAACTAGGAAGACGTAACTTAATCCATCTGAGCTTTAAATCAAATGGGTTCCGCTTAAAATTTCTTAATCTCAATTGGGTTgagttcccttttttttttaagaaattaaatttatgTACTTGTTATTTCATtactgcaaaaaaataaataataataagaacaaAAGTACAGATTTGTAGCATGTTCATGTACTCAACGACCCATTTGAGCTTAAAAACAATTGGGTTCAGCCAGGGGcggccctagacattttggggcctaaggcgagaactaaaaatgtatgtgtatgtgtatgtgtatgtgtgtctATGTATGTGTGTCTatgagtgtgtatgtgtatgtgtatgtttatgtgtgtgtatgtgtatgtttatgtgtatgtgtatgtgcatgtgcatgtgcatgtgtgtttatgtttatgttcattatgtttatgtatgtgtgtatgtttatgtatgtgtatgtgtatgagtgtgtatgtgtatgtatatgtttatgtgtgtgtaagtgtatgtttatatttatgtgtatgtgcatgtgtgtttatatttatgttcatttatgtttatgcatgttttatgtatgtgtgtatgtttatatttataaacataaatataaacataaacacacatacacataaacatacataaatatacaaaaaaacaaacaaacataaacacacatacacataaacatgcataaacaaaaataaataaaaacaaacaaatataaatacacacgcataaacataaacatacatagacATAAACACAGATACAGACtgagaaaaattaaaccctCATATAGACTGgaaaaaattgcaaactaaCACCAATCTTtaaacaatttcgttagttattttggtgtgctaaatcgagcctttatgtgtgtttatgtttatatttaagtttatgtgtgtgtatgtttatgtttatgtgagtttatacgtgtttatgtttatgtgtatgtatatttatgtgtatttatatgtgtatgtgcatatatgtttatgtttatattcatttatgtttatgcatgtttatgtatgtgtgtgtgtttatgtatgtttatatttataaacataaatataaacataaacataaacgcacatacacataaacatacatgaacacaaatacaaacaaacacaaaaacaaacaaacacaaacaaacatacacataaacacacataaacaaaaacaaacaaacataagcacacatacataaacataaatatacatagacataaacacacataaaggCTCGATTAATTAAACCCTCATATAAACTGgaaaaaattgcaaactaaCACCAATTCTCAAATAATTTCGTTAGTTACTTTGGTGTGCTAAACCGAGcctttatgtgtgtttatgtttatatttaagtttatgtgtgtgtatgtttacgtttatgtgagtttatacgtgtttatgtgtatgtgtgtttatgtttatgtatatgtatatttatgtgtatgtgtatgtatgtatatatgtatatgtttatgtatgtatgtgtatgtatttatgcgtgcttatgtatgtgtatgtgtaggTCTCTTTGTCTTTTTCTAGGTTGCACCGACATGCCATTTTTGGCGTCATGTCGATGTCCGACACGTGTCGGACACCGGAATGAGGATGACGCGCCAGATTCTGGTGTTCGgtggtgtcttttttttttttttttttttttttttttttttttttttttcgacaCGACGCCGAGCGTGTTCTGACGCGACCAACACACcagcagtaaaaaaaaaaaaaaaaaaaaatcacagatttTGACAGGTGGACTTACCAATACCGTTGATTCTGTGATAACCCTAAAACAATAAAGCATGTTTAGAGtctaaaaattgaaagttgaaaccacaCATCTCAACTCTCAAGTTCTTCTCAACAGTCAACCCACCTTCCCTCTGTCGCTGTCGTTGCCTTCTATCCCTCGCCGGAGTTAGATCGGGCTGATCGGCAAGCTCCGACGTCGATGTCGTGCCCTCTGTTCCTTCCGATCTCTATTTCTCTCGGTGCGGACAACAGGTCTGATTCTCTTCTTtgttctctctctgtttcttttttctttttctttctttctttcagatGTTAATTTTGGTGAATGGGTGGGTGTACTGTTACTTACTTATTTATAAcgcattttgtttgttttttttttttaactgctaTTGTGGCCTGTGGGTGCCctctgtcctttttttttttttttttttaattagttataacttataatttataaatttgtttttatgtgtcctactatagttttatttatttattgaagttAACTATTGTAGGtgattttactaaaataaatacTGAAAATGAAAGTGAGAAATCATCAGCTGAGATAGCTGCTGCTCTTTTATGGAAATATGTTACTAGGTTAGAAAAAGCAAGTGTTGGTGGTGGGAATGTTTCTTTCAAAtataattattgtgaaaaaactTTCAAGGGGTCTTATTCAAAGGTGAAGGCACACTTGTTAAAACTGCCTAAGTTTGGAATACAAGTATGTGCCAAGATTGGAGATGAGTATCATGAGGAAATGCAGAAATTAGAAGATGCGTTTGAGGAATCTTCGCGTAGATTGAAGAAGCCTAAGCTAGTGTCTTTACCAACTGATTCTCCTACTAGTCTTAATTTGGGCAGTAGGGAGAGTAGTACAGCTACAAGTCATcccatttttccaaaaaaaaaaaggggttgtGAATTCTCCTTTGGAGAAGGCTTTTAACAATCAATGTCAAAAGCAATTAGATTTTCTTATTGCTAGGACATTTTATTCTGCTGGTTTACCCTTTCACTTTGCTAAGAACCCGTATTGGATTGAGATGATCAAGTTTGCAGCTAATAATAATTTAGTGGGTTATATTCCTCCGGGTTAcaataaattaagaattttgttACAAAAAGAGAGGGCACATATTGAGAAGTTGTTGAGGTCAATTAAAGACACTTGGAAAGAAAATAGTTTAAGCATTGTAAGTGATGGGTGGACAGATGTACAAAAAATGCCACTTATCAATTTTATGACTACATCACAGAAAGGGCCACTTTTTATCAAATCCATTGATGGTACCAAAGAGTACAAAGACAAGCACTTCATTGCTGACTTGCTTCTAAAGGTCATTGGTGAGGTTGGGCATCAACATGTTGTCCAAATTATTACTGATAATGCGTCTGTTATGAAGGCTGCAGGATCTATTGTTGAAGCTGAATATCCTCATATATTTTGGTCACCTTGTGTTGTGCATACCCTCAATTTGGCTTTGAAGAATATATGTGCACCTAAGTACTCTTTGTAGAATGAGGTTGCATATAATGAATGTAACTGGATTACACAAGTTTCAGATGAGGCAACTTTCATTCGTATTTTCATCACAAATCATTCTATGAGATTAGtaatttttaattcatattcCCCTTTGAAGTTACTTGCTGTTGTTGAAACACGATTTGCTTCAATAATCCTCATGCTTAAAAGATTgtttcaagtaaaacaaaatctttgaaaTATGGTCGTTAGTGAGGAATGGATGTCATATAGAGAAGATGATGTAGGAAAAGTTCAAACTGTGAGGCATTATGTTTTGAATGATTTGTGGTGGGACAAGGTTGCATATATTCTGAGATTCACAGAACCTATTTATGAGATGCTTCGGGTGGCTGACACGGATGCACCTATTCTCCATAAGGTGTATGAAACGTGGGATTCCATGATAGAAAATGTGAAGAAAGAAATATACCGGCATGAAGGCAAGGAAGACTATGAGGAGTCTCCTTTCTATGATGTGGTATACAATATACTCATTGAACGGTGGACTAAAAATTGCACACCACTTCATTGCCTAGCCCACTCCTTGAATCCGAAGTAATTTTTCTATCTCTTTAATCTTTTCGTTTATATTCTTTAGgcatttccaaataaataaactaaactcATTAGTTGTActtatttatttgcttttaacTAGGTATTATACTGGTCAATGGATTGAGAAAGTCAGAGGTCGTGTTGCGCCATATAAGGATGCTGAAATTTCAATGGAGAGAAACAAGTGCCTTAAAAGGATCTTTCCTGATCTTGATGATTGGCAGAATGCTATTATGGAGTTTGGTTTGTTTTCAACATTTAAGACTTATGATAAGGATAACATGGAGGATAGGTGGAAATTCGATCCAATGCTTTGGTGGTCAACTTATGGGTCTAGTTTACCACTGCTTTAAACTTTAGCTCTAAAGCTTCTTGAACAGCCTTGCTCATCATCATGTGCTGAGAGGAATTGGAGTACATATGGTTTCATCCATTGTATGAGGAGGAATAGAATTACTCCTAAACGTGCTGAAGATTTAGTGTTTGTTCATTTTAATCTTCGACTTCTTTCAAGGAGGAGACTCGAGTACACTATAGGAGAATCTAAGAAGTGGGACATTGGTGGAGATAATTGGGATGAACCATTTGGAGGACCTGAGTTGTTTGAGATTGCTTATCTCACACTAGATGAGCCAGAGATGAAGACAAGTATTGTTGAGAATAATGACTATGTTGATGACGATGATGTTGTTGTTCTGTGATAATCTTgaaagtttaaaacttgttatccttttatgtttttagtttgatgttgaacttgttatccttttatggtttgtactctaaacattttatgtgtattattgtactactttgggtgttagtttacttatttgtagtttttacataatttgaattctagacataaatgtattttatgtctaaaaatattaaaaaatgtgcctaaatataaaatttaattaattatttaaccgtCGTGTCGCCGCTGTGtcgtgtccttatttttcaaaaatttccgTATTCCCGTGTTCGTGTCTGTGTAACATAAGTCCTTTTCAAATTCAGGTGCAATACCTTGATGCAATTGTAATTAATGGCtgagattaaaagttgaaaaaacaactttcaatttcaaccattaaataaaatatattaaaggagagttaaaaagttaaaaaaaagagagtaagaaatgtaaaaaaataccTACGACAGTACACTTGATCTCGGTCCGTCTTTCTTCTCtcaccatttttcttttcttcttttttacgcggtgctttgttcttcttccttttatttctctttatacGTCACCTAGGCTAACAGGAGAGGAGCGAGCGAAAACCACGTCAAGAAAGGAAATTGAAGATTGTGCTGCCAAGCTAAAGACTATGAAAATTTCTTCCTCTCAACTCAGACGATCCTCTTAGGTGAAATTGTTGCTCACGAGGTTTCACCGGATTATGGTGTGtgatttttggttatttatttatttatttgagattatgaagcaaataatttttatattttgcttacCCTTTCTATTTTCTGAAAACACTTTTCTGggaaataccattttttttttactttgcttTCAGTCTATCATTCTTGCTTGTGGTATGTGTTTGATTAATTTGGATATAAAATTAGTTTAACAAGATGATTcttcttctaaaatataataacaaaaccaatatatgtttttttaacgTTGGGTTCACTTTCagtgttttcattttgtaattttggttgttttgtgggttttgtgctTTGATTTCGGTGGGTGtgatttgatttgtgatttggtgggcttctgggtttttgttgcgatttgattttggctgggTTTTGGCCGTGGTGGTGGtcgtgatttgattttggctgggTTTCGACAGTGGTGTGTGGTTGGAGGTGATGAGCTTGAAAAGCTCTGGCCATAGAGGTTTAGAAGGAGAGTTTGGTGGTCAGTCATGGAGCACGATGTGATGTGGGTTGAGgcagagagaggatgagagggaAACAGGGGcggccctagacattttggggcctaaggcgagaactaaaaatgaggtcttttttatacttatatattaattaacttaatgtttatttaatatttttatattatatttttcatcattattttcattttcttctaaattattttgaagttcattatcaagatttgttgtattgcaaaattgaacatcattttcttctaaattattttggtgaatttcttgctcatttgtgatattttcatctaaattttgtgttatattttgtttattactaataacaaatttatgcattgatcctttttgaaactcaattaattaattaatttttttttttaagtttttcatatccagatgcatattttctagtatacatttctaatcaaacaatatatttataaagactaaaataaaaaataacttttaagtgtagagcaaatgagaaatagaacctgatttatataaaaagtattgttgtagttttactaaataataacaagtttttagtaatctcaacctgcataaattaaaaaaaaattaagtacaaacataacaaaaatttaagcacagcCATAACACTGACACAAGatttattaataagacccacccacaaaaaaaaaaaaacacaaaacaaatcctatctataaccaaaaaaaaaaaaaaaaaaatgcaggcttttaaaaaaaaaaagaaaaaacttgaaGGCCCAAACTTAACGCCCAATCCAGGGAGGGTCCAGGCAGCCATAATGATAAACTGATAAGTGataaacaaagttacaaaaccATCCTGGGAGGGCCCAAATAAACAAAGTTACCTTAagttcttaacaaaaaaaaatggcccaaatatttataattttatacctgATTCCTGAGGTGAGGTGagcagttgagacttgagagaggcggagagcagagaatCAGAGAGAGGCTGAGGACAGACTGAACAGTGGAGactggagactagagagaggcggagagcagagactagagagaaaggtaaaatttttagggttttgatttgtgattgttttgtggttaatctcttagaccggatttgtagtttatctggtcaatgattttgtttagaaccaatgtttaataggatttatttgttttgatttgtggttaatctcttagaccggatttgtagtttatctggttgatttttggtcaatgattttgtttagaaccaatgtttaataggatttaccaaaatttttgtttttttggttaaaaggatgtgccagattatttttgtaattcatttgaaaCTAAATCCTCTACTACCCGGTtggttcttttctaaaattttgggacttgggggccttaggcagtTGCCTAACTCGCCTAAAGGAAGGGCCGGCCCTGGGTTCAGATTAAAATTTACAAGCTCAGCTGggttgagggttttttttttttttttttttttactttattgcaAAAGGTAAAAAAGGGATAaagttaatatatttaatatgttCACGTTTGAATGGCAGAGATGGATGAGATGGGTGAGATTGAGAAGCCAATATTCAGAGACATAAGGCGTTATTACTGTGAGTACTGTGGCATTTGCAGGTCCAAGAAGTCTCTTATTACTTCTCATATGCTCACTCACCACAAGGTCTGCATCTCTCTTTATAGTAGTGAATTTTGATTAATTGTTTTATAAGGTACTTATATGATCAATGCGTATTAATAAATAACATGTCAAATTAGAGAATTATAGAAAAGAACAAGCCTTAATTGAATTAGAATTTGTTTAGAGAAGATTAAAcccaattttaattaatcacaaatttGTTGGTGTTGGATAGTTTTATCATAGCACTGTTTGTAACTCTAaaaaccaaatttaaaaaaaaaaaaaaaaaaaaaatcttagtaCAATGACATGTAAAATGTGGGATTTTCTTATGTGACAACCTTTAGAGGAAGATATGTGATTGTAAATCTGTTTTATTGAATTTCTTACttagtttttagtgttttcCTTTTGTTCAGGaagagatggaaaagaatcaGGTTAATGGggaagaggaaaaagaaggaaaaaagtcCAATACGTGTCAAGAATGTGGTGTGACATTCACAAAACCTGCGTATTTGAAGCAACACATGCAAAGTCATTCGGTTGAGGTATCTTTCTTTTACGTGGCTTATTTGACATGATTATGTGTTGGGGTTTGATGCTTATGAGCTATTTTGATTTGGGCACAAGATTTCTGTGTAACTATGTTGGTCCACAAGTTCAAATGTCTTAATAGACTGTGAGTTGCTTTGTGTACAAAATTTAGCTGATATATATAAATGGTTGTTCTGTTTTAAAGTATAACCTTATGTGGTGGATTTTGTTCTGGAAACTTATTTGCACTTTTAGCtgagaatttaaatttttgtagaaCATACATGGTTGAAATTCATGAGTGGTACATTTGAATTGTAAGCTGCCAGTTACCTCCTAGCAAATGTGGGGTTTACAAGTGGTGGGTGTGCATGTTTGAAGACATTGCTCAAATGTTTCTGCTTTATTTCCTAATTGCTAATTGTGTCTATGGCCGTTTGTGTCCTTGACATTTATTTAGTTTTGGTGTCAATTGAAGGTGAATTATTTTGCAGGGATTGctaattatttgagaaaaaaaaaaaactcatggatgttgaaatttgaaagtgtGAAGCATTGGATCCCATACAAAAGAACTCCAAAATGCGTGAGGCTGCATCTTCTGACTTGAATGGACTAGTATCAGGTGGGGAGACCTCCTGAGAAGCTCCATCAAGCGAGCCTCAATCACGCGATGTTCCAAGTTGAGGTTTGAAGGCTTCTTGTTCGTGTATATGTAGATATAGTTGTTAATAATATTTTCCAGTGTACACGTATTTGATACTTTTGACTTTGTTGCAGAGGCTGTACACTTGTCCAGTTGATGATTGCCACGCCAGCTATAGAAGAAAGGACCACTTGACTCGGCATCTGCTTCAGCACCAAGGAAAACTCTTTAAGTGTCCAATTGAGAATTGTGGCCATGAATTTTCTTACCAAGGCAACATGACACGGCATGTGAAAGAATTCCATAGCAAAGATTGCCCTCCGATTAATGCTGAATCCCCGAAGAAATTTGTCTGCCAGGAAATAGGGTGTGGAAAGGTTTTCAAATTTGCATCAAAACTGCGAAAGCATGAGGAATCCCATGGCAAGTTTCTCTGCTTTCCAACTCctacttttaattttgtttttggatatttctttgtcttctttagtttatattgtAGATGATCCAGTAACATAGTTCTTTAGTTGGTGTTGTAGATGATCTAGTAACATTGTTctttaaatgagaaaaaaatgtattcttagtaaattttggaaattttatcTGTTGCAAGCTCTGACAAATGCAATTACTGATGCAGTTAAATTAGACTCAGTGGAGGCACTCTGCTGCGAACCTGGCTGcatgaaatatttttcaaacGAAGAATGTCTTAAGGCCCACATCCAGTCCTGCCACCAACATATTACTTGTGAGATATGTGGAACCAAGCAACTAAGAAGGAACATTAAGCGGCATCTACAAATACATGAAGACACAGTTTCACTGGAGAGAGTCAAGTGCCACTACGACGGTTGTCTTCACACATTTTCAACTGTAAGATACTGCactttttttaagagtttccTTTTTTTCACTTGCTTTGCTAAATGTTTAGATTAGTATATTACTCATgtcaaaacaaatttatttgCCTTTTTGGGTGATGTTTGCTCACTTGGTTATATGTTTTCAGAAATCAAATCTCCATCAGCATATCAAGGCTGTGCACCTTGATATTAAACCTTTTGCCTGTAGCTTTTCTGGTTGTGGCATGAGATTTGCACACAAGCATGTGAGAGACAAGCATGAGAAGACAGGGTGCCATGTTCATACAACCGTAAGTATTTTATGCTTGGATCATTTGACACTATCTTTATTATTAATCTGGGTAGGCATCCTTTAATGACAAAGTTAGAAAATGAAGTTCATGACTGTGATCATACTGCTTCGGGTTCAGGGTGATTTTGAAGAGTCAGACGAGCAATTTCAATCCAGGATTAGGGGTGGCCGGAAGAGAAAGTGCCCAACCGTAGAAATGCTGATCCGGAAGAGGATTACTCCACCAACTCCACCAAGTCAATCAGACGAAGAGTCTGACTACCTTGGTTGGTTGCACTCAGAGAGGCAACGAGCTGTAAATCATAGCCTATAGTTTCACACAATATGAACGGGGTCTCCCACTTTAAATATATAGAAGTTTGGGTCTTTAGAAGGATGATATGTATATATAGGTTATTAGCAGCCATTTACAATCTGGGTCTTTTCCTCAATTGTCAgaattaattttattctttatgGGTTCCCTTATCAGTGTATTACCCTAGTTAATGAAATATAAATGTAGCATTCGGTTCCATCAACAgactttgttctttttcttttctttttttcttttggggggaAGAAGTTTCTGCTCTATTGAAAGTGTTTTAACAAAGAGAATTATTTGCAAGACTATGAAAGGActcaataaaaaattgtttagctTTAAATCTGAGGCTGGAAAATTAATGGAGCCCATAACAATACATAATTGCATATGGCCCAGCAAAGAAAATTGGAagatgtgtttttctttttccttttccttagTTGCTCTGCTGGGAAAGTACAGAGCTAAGAAAGAACCAATGCAGATGGATTTGCTGCTACTAGTATCatggtttttggttttcattAAATAGATGTTTCCTTTGGCATGCATGTGAAGATTGACAATGAGCTATAGCGCACTCTCATTATAGACGAGGATAATCTGCTTAGTTTGGATTAGGGTTAGTTGCCCATAGGAGTTTGATTAAGTAACAATGAGGTCAATTGTTTAGTATGCTTTGCGATTTGCAACTAATCTGAGCAAAGTTATTCTAcgtcaaaataataataataataataataataataatagatggagagtgaggttgtgggtttaaGACGCTTGTTGCTTATTGATAAGAAGCGTGTTACTTACCAATAAGAAGTGctatttgtgcaaagaagaccAACAGCTTGCCCTAGGTCGAGAAGTCCTCAGCAAGACTTTGGAAGAAAGCACCACACCCCTTGTGGGGGATTGTGATGAATGTCTCGCTGAAAGAAGGATCAGGCGGGATTGTCCTAGTGGACCAAGATAGTGTGGCCTGTCCTACTGTCAGTAGCAACTAGCACAAAGGGTCATAAAGATAAGTCGTTTTCCAACTCAGGTAGTGATTGAGAGTCGAGGTTCTAGACCTTTAACTCTTGGTCTGCATGTCTTGTTGTGTGAGACAACCCTGCAATGGTAGTTGTGCCAAACGTTTTTCAACATGTACTTGGTCCACATGGAGTTCTTGTTGGATCTTCAGCATATTATG is part of the Quercus robur chromosome 9, dhQueRobu3.1, whole genome shotgun sequence genome and harbors:
- the LOC126699081 gene encoding transcription factor IIIA isoform X1, with product MSDLLLEMDEMGEIEKPIFRDIRRYYCEYCGICRSKKSLITSHMLTHHKEEMEKNQVNGEEEKEGKKSNTCQECGVTFTKPAYLKQHMQSHSVERLYTCPVDDCHASYRRKDHLTRHLLQHQGKLFKCPIENCGHEFSYQGNMTRHVKEFHSKDCPPINAESPKKFVCQEIGCGKVFKFASKLRKHEESHVKLDSVEALCCEPGCMKYFSNEECLKAHIQSCHQHITCEICGTKQLRRNIKRHLQIHEDTVSLERVKCHYDGCLHTFSTKSNLHQHIKAVHLDIKPFACSFSGCGMRFAHKHVRDKHEKTGCHVHTTGDFEESDEQFQSRIRGGRKRKCPTVEMLIRKRITPPTPPSQSDEESDYLGWLHSERQRAVNHSL
- the LOC126699081 gene encoding transcription factor IIIA isoform X3 gives rise to the protein MDEMGEIEKPIFRDIRRYYCEYCGICRSKKSLITSHMLTHHKEEMEKNQVNGEEEKEGKKSNTCQECGVTFTKPAYLKQHMQSHSVERLYTCPVDDCHASYRRKDHLTRHLLQHQGKLFKCPIENCGHEFSYQGNMTRHVKEFHSKDCPPINAESPKKFVCQEIGCGKVFKFASKLRKHEESHVKLDSVEALCCEPGCMKYFSNEECLKAHIQSCHQHITCEICGTKQLRRNIKRHLQIHEDTVSLERVKCHYDGCLHTFSTKSNLHQHIKAVHLDIKPFACSFSGCGMRFAHKHVRDKHEKTGCHVHTTGDFEESDEQFQSRIRGGRKRKCPTVEMLIRKRITPPTPPSQSDEESDYLGWLHSERQRAVNHSL
- the LOC126699081 gene encoding transcription factor IIIA isoform X2, translating into MAEMDEMGEIEKPIFRDIRRYYCEYCGICRSKKSLITSHMLTHHKEEMEKNQVNGEEEKEGKKSNTCQECGVTFTKPAYLKQHMQSHSVERLYTCPVDDCHASYRRKDHLTRHLLQHQGKLFKCPIENCGHEFSYQGNMTRHVKEFHSKDCPPINAESPKKFVCQEIGCGKVFKFASKLRKHEESHVKLDSVEALCCEPGCMKYFSNEECLKAHIQSCHQHITCEICGTKQLRRNIKRHLQIHEDTVSLERVKCHYDGCLHTFSTKSNLHQHIKAVHLDIKPFACSFSGCGMRFAHKHVRDKHEKTGCHVHTTGDFEESDEQFQSRIRGGRKRKCPTVEMLIRKRITPPTPPSQSDEESDYLGWLHSERQRAVNHSL
- the LOC126699081 gene encoding transcription factor IIIA isoform X4, producing the protein MGEIEKPIFRDIRRYYCEYCGICRSKKSLITSHMLTHHKEEMEKNQVNGEEEKEGKKSNTCQECGVTFTKPAYLKQHMQSHSVERLYTCPVDDCHASYRRKDHLTRHLLQHQGKLFKCPIENCGHEFSYQGNMTRHVKEFHSKDCPPINAESPKKFVCQEIGCGKVFKFASKLRKHEESHVKLDSVEALCCEPGCMKYFSNEECLKAHIQSCHQHITCEICGTKQLRRNIKRHLQIHEDTVSLERVKCHYDGCLHTFSTKSNLHQHIKAVHLDIKPFACSFSGCGMRFAHKHVRDKHEKTGCHVHTTGDFEESDEQFQSRIRGGRKRKCPTVEMLIRKRITPPTPPSQSDEESDYLGWLHSERQRAVNHSL